TGTTATTTGATAtatcattgtttttctttttcttttttgagatttttttaatTGACATCTAAAATTTTGAAGCCATCATGAATTCCATTTTTCACCAAATCAACAAATTTGTCATCCATAATAGAAATAATAGGAGACAAGAACTATGCAAAAATACCTTCTGACAACTATCGCTGCAAAACCAAATATGAGATTCTACTCCAGAATTGATGTCTCTTTGTTTCAGGCATTGTCCATGATCTGTTTCAACAACTATTTGTTAGAAGGATGAGATACCCCATTTTCAGGGGTTCGCTCATAAGAACTTGAACTCAAATAGAAAGGGAAAAAATCCTCCTCGAGATGACAACAATTGATGTATACCAAATGAGagaattttattattaatgtttaaaaGTTGTGAATACAAGAAGACAAGTACTATTTATAATTGAAAAGCAAACTAATCCGAATTCTAAATAACCAAAGAAACTATTTCTAATCCTAATAAACTAAAGAAATTAACCCTAATCCTAATAAATTAAGGATTTGACCATAATAAACTATTTGGCTATTCCTACTACATCAACAATCTACAACAACCAAATCACCGACTAGATAGCTAATATACCATGTTGGCACAACAAGGaaattaaatggtttgtttAGCATAATGTTAACCTAAAATTCAAAGATAGATCTTTTTCTCAAATCCTTTTAGTCCCATCTGAGATAGGTTTTGCAACATTCACCGGCTTGGTCTGGTACAtattattctattattctactgattcaatttttattccttcaatacaatataatatatatgtggGGGGGTTGCAGAGGCAGTAAATAATTGAGGACAAAAAAGTCCTCATCAGAAATTACTTATAAACTCTTATTTCGTCATGTATTTCATAAGCCTTAAATCATTGCGTCtgtctattaaaaaaaatacaattgcaCTGTTCTAGACAAGTAACCTTGAATAAAATTTGTATGACAAAAGGACTATAGGGACCCCTATGCAAAATAAATTAACTACAGAGTGGTAAATTCATGCAGCAATTTTATCCTTCTTGCAGTTCTTTTAAGATCTGTGACTAACTATAGATACGAGGATTTTAAATACAGGGCTACAAAACAGAAAATCTGAAGGTGGGAGATCTCGGGCACTTTCTCCTCAAAATATTTGGTTCCTTACCTTTACAATCGCACAAAAACTTAGGATTCTTCTGTGGGCAAGTAGATTTAGAATGGCAAGTATCAAAAAGCAATCAAATCCTTTGTTTGGTCCTCAACTTCGGGAGGGGGTTAATAATTAAGAAAAGGTACAATAAGGATACCCGTGTATATAATTCTTCTGCCAAGTTATGGTTTTATGACCAGAAGCAATGAGAAGTTCTCAAAGCATTTGTTATTCACTTGTCTTTTGCTATGGAATTATTGATGAAGCTTTTTAAATATGTGGTTGGCCTCTAGTAATCCGAACTATGTCAAAGATTGTTCTTGTGCTCATTGTGCAGTCACCGTTCACAGAAAAACCAAAAACCTTTTGGCTTAACACAATTAGAGATTTTCAGGGAAATCGGAACACGAGAAACAGCATTGGTCATGAAATTTTTGGTTCCAAAAAGTCATTTATGTATATAGGATTTAAACTATGGTACTTGCAGTTCCTCTGCATTTTGTTTGCCTCCTCCTAGCAGAAGGAAATATGTATGCTACCCTACAATAAACAAATGTCCGCTTTCAAAAATTGAAGAATCCAGTCTCAGGGTACTTTTTATAGAATTTTTCAAATCAGCACGCAAGTTGTGCACTCTAAAAAATATAAAGGGAAGAATTTAATCAGATGCAATAAGccttttttatataataaaaataaaaataaaaagtctAGGTCGGCATAGGAATTACACTTTTGCTCGCACTGAAAACATTTTAGCGCATCAAAAGAACTTGAAATCTCTTCATAATTCACCAAACCACCACATATCCGGCAAGTACAGTTTAAGCAATACCAGTTGCCTTCAGGGAGTTCCTAAAGAATTTCAATAGCAATAAACATTTAGTTAATTGTAGAGAACTGGAAAGTAaactataaaataaaaaaaaataagaaaacacCCTGCAATTCTCCCAACAAAATCGACCAAGAAAAGATCTCCGGTGAGATTCTTACACATTGAAGGTAATAGGAAGCATGATTTATTGTTTTCTAGCTAAAGCATACAAAGTTTAAACCCAAATAAATTGCTAAGAAAAATAGGCATACAGTTGAATGGTGATGGAACTCCCACTGGTATTCAATTACACTTTATTGATATCAAATCTCAATTACAAGTAGTAATCCTCCCTCTCTTGGTTATTCTATCTTTCAAGAATTAACACAAGACTTTCTTCATAAGATTTTCTCTGCCTATTCACTGGACTTCTATAGCTATTTATAATGCACATATTCAACTACTTCTTTAACAGATTTCCTAACTAACTTTCTAACTATTTCTGTAACAAACTTCTATAACAGCCTAACtatttatttggttgtttaggCTAACTAACTTGCTATCTATTTCATTCCTCTATGGCTGTACTGATGTATTATAGGAGGTGGTGGTCTATCAAATGGCAATCAGCATATTCTTTTAACACAATGTCAACATCAGCCTACTCCCAAAAACAAATAAAGGTATCAACTAAGTTAACAGCACTTTTGGTCATGCTATATGACCATGTTTGCAATTTAAACCCAGTTTATAGAACCTTTAGTTCTTGTCATCCATTCTTTGTATCAATGAAATTGATTTTGAAGGTGAATATGAAATTAGTTAAACAGAAGTTGAAGTTCTTTATCCTAATGATTCTTTAACTGAtgcttttgaaaatttattcttgGTTGATGTCCAAGTTTATTTGGTTGAAGATCATCGATCTTTATTCATCAGTTGCAAAGACCAGTTCAGTTACTCCCAAGTTTCCATCATTAATAAAGGTATGTAACTTCCAGATGAAAGAAATTCAACCTGTTTCTCAAGTTAGGATTTAATCTTGATACTACATTTACTAAGTTCTTAAAAGATTTTGAAAGTGGATGGCTCTTTTCCTTTTCACTATCagtaaaaattttattttgcaggcatggaatttttatttgattatctaCGATTTCAAGTCCAGTTCGCCCATTTCCTGATTAtctttttatttggaaataagTGGATTATTTTCCTGCTTGATATTTCTTCTGGAAAGTACCTTGTTTTAGTATTCGTACATTGAAGTAGAGATCTATAACAATTATAACTCCAAAATGGAGCTAATACTGCTGATCGCCTCCGACGTCATTTGCCATATATGACTCTCTCCATTGTGGTGTTATATGTGTCAGGACCACACTGAATCCTCTACTCGTTTGTCTAcagtgttcttttttttttttctttttttataaggAACAATTTCATTAACAAAATGAAATTACAAGAAAAGAGGGGGGGAAAGGCCCAAAAGCTAAAACTACAGATTACATCTCCAATTAACTAACAAAGAAGCAAAACTATGCGACTTAAAGGCAGCTGAGAGTTTGCACCAAGCAATATCATTACAGACaacatgataaaaaaaaagatccaAAGAACTGAATTTTGTTGTTAAAGACCCGATTGTTGTGTTCAAGCCAAAGCTGCCATAGAGTAGCTCTAACCATGTGATTCCAAAGAACTCCCTTTTTGTCCTTGAAAGAATGATCTTTTAGCATAGTAGACAAGAAGAGAGTGATGTCCATATGAAAGGCAACAACCAATTGAAAGCCTGTAAAAATGTGATCCCAACAACCTTTGTGAAGGGACAAAAGATGCAAAGATGACTTTGGGTTTCTGAATTTTGTTGACAGAGGGAGCACCAGCCCAGGGATAATAAGGTTGAGGGTAGTCGACGCTGAAGCCGATCATGTGTTAGGACAGTTTTGTGAGCAAGTTCCCAAAGGAAAATTTTGATCTTTTTCGTCTACTTTCTAAAGGATTCTATTTAATCCACTATTTACTTTTTGCAATGTGATTTCCATCAACTTTCCTTTTCGGTTGAGAATTTTTTCAACCCGGATTGTTTGGTCATCCAGTCAAACCTCCTTTAAAAACTTATGATTTAATGAAGACAATAGAAGGATCAACATAGACTTGCTTGAGCCAGGCCAACGCCTGCTGGTGAATGGAAATGAAGTAATCGCGATCTTGTGTAATCTCTGATAGTCGTTTTCTGGGTGGGTTGTATTGGTCGTCATAGTCGATGGAGAATGTCTTCCTCTCTATTGTTGCCGAACGTGGATTAGCAGAGCCATGGTTGATGGGTTGTTGTGAGGGGATGACTTAGTCGTGGCTATCAGAGGGAgaggaaagaaagagagaagttATTGGTACTCATTTATTCTATATACCACTACGACGAAATTATTATATCCCGTTTATGCATTGTTCTTTTGCATCCCATTCCTGGCATTTTATTTTGGATGTTCTTGGGCTGGTTCTTGGCTCTAATTAGATTTTTTACATCCTTGCTTCTCTTTTGGTGGGTCGTCCTTTTATGGGCACAAAGAATGGTTCACTATTCTTCAAGCTTTTTTTTGGACTTTGTGGGCCAAGCGCGCATCTCTTTAGACTTTAGAGACTCTTTCTCTTGTTTTGATTCTATTATTGATTTGGTTCTGTCTACAGCTTTTATTGGTGCAAGATTGAGCACCTTTTTAAGAACTTAAGTCTTTCTTATTTAGTTTCTAATATGAAATCTTGTGTAACAACCTTTAGGTGCTTCAGTTCTTCCCTTATTACATTTATTGATGAAATGTTTCTATTTCTAAAAAAGGTAGGGGAGAACACGATTTTTAGTTGTTGTTGGCTTGTTCTTCGTCATCTCCTCAGATTTTGGCAATTGAATAGTCCTTCCCTCTTTTCAATGTTCTCTTGTGGTTCTTGCTTTTTGGCTAAATTTATGTTCTGCATTTGATTCGGCTCGGTTTGTTTGTTAGCCCCTTCTTGGTGTGCTCTTTCCTATCCCCTTGTTGGACATTCTTTTCAAGTTCAATGCCACATTTGGTTTTGTGTTTATTCCTCCATTGTAATCTTTTTTGCTCCCTTGTAGAGCTTGCTTCTTGCTCAGGAGGGGAGGGAAAAAAACAATCTACAACTGCTGCTCATATCTACCCAAATAATGGCAGTTTTTGCTCTTTTAAGTGTGCCTAGTAAGAGTAAGATTGAATCTGTGTATCTAACAACATGAACTAGCTTGGATGGAAAAAAATATCATGTGCAATAGTTACAAGTTGGTTCAACAATATATAAGAGACTGAATTGTTCAACATTGGAGGTGTGTCCTATCCTCTGTTTAGAGATGATCAAGGAGCCTTGCAGAGGGCAGCTTTTGTATAGAACAACTGGCTCAAGATAAATAAAAGAACTTTACAGAGGTGGAGAATCCTCGGTGGGTGTATAGGGTTAGGTTCTAAATTTTTCCTTCAAATGTTTGTAACCTTAGAGTTTTGTAATAATCCTTTGCTTTCTATAACTTTTCggttttgaaaattattaaactgccaattcacccaaaagcttaagctggtggttgaaggcaaaattaattatatatcaccaacaaaaatgtttaaatttatttggAAATCCATAGCTCTattatcaataaaatttataCATACTCGAGAAATTTTTTTGAACAAAGTTTACTGCAAAATACAAAAACGCTGTTACCACAAAAGAACCTCTCAATCTATTAGCAAATGCCCAAAAGAGAACCAGCACAGTGGCTTTACATCTACTTAGAATTCCCTCCTACAGTTCACTATGAAGATATGATGCCATTTACCAGAGAACAGTCACCTAGTCAGCTAACAAATTTCAAGAAGCTTGCAGCAGAATTTTGACTTCTAGGGGGTTAAAGGTTCGAGAAAAATGAATATAACCACATTGAACACGAGAAAACCTAATGTAGTTCAGAAAAATTAGTACAAGTATTGCAGATCACTAGCATGCAGTAAGAAGACAAAAGATTCATCATCAAATTGCCACAAATTGAAGACACAAACCTGAATTGACAAACAAGAATGATGGAATGTAGAGGGGCAATTATCACAGCATATTAGTTCTCCACCATCACCACAAATCCCACATGAATCATCATTTCGGTCATCTTCATCAACTTCCACTGTTCTGGTCCTACTTTTCCTTGTCTTATATTCAGTTGACCAGGCCTGAAGCTGGCACAACATGAAAGGCCTCCCAGAGTCCAAGAAAAGATTCAAACAAGCACGATTAAATTTGAAACCTGCGTGACTTTTAAATTTAGATATTGAGAGTAGATCACCGCAGCAATTGCAAATGATGCCATCTCCAGTTATTCTACCATATTTAACTACACTACCATCCTTGGGGCTTTGGTATTGGATTATATCATTTGAGGATATAACCCCAGCATCTAGCAACCATGACAACACTGTTCTAGCCCCTAGGGCATACCACTTGCCATCTTTATAATTCTTTTCCCCATTACCCAAGCTTCTTAGGAGTAACTTACAACTACTCTTTTGACTTTTGCGGTTCATTTTCGCTCTAGATTTTAAGTATTTTCTTACATGGGAAAATCCAGCAGCACTTGAACTGACATCTTTGTTTCTAATAATGGCTGAAACTAAtagatcatcatcttcaatttGACATtcattcaatttcttctttctggTTTTTGAACCTTTAAGACTGTCAAAATTCTTTTTGAGCTTTGAACTTTTCCTCTCAGAGTGGCATGAGATAGGACTGAGAGACAAGTTCTTCTCATGACTGTCCACGTTTTTAGTATCGGCTATATGGGACTTCTGATCTTCTATCATATCTAACTGAGAGCAACTCCCATCAATATCAATCTGAGGTGGCAAGTTAGGTTTAATTTCAGATATCTTTTTACACTTTTGGCGccctttcttcttcaaaataGAATGTATGGCAGAAACTTTATCCTCTGTTTTGAACATTGAAGCTGAAAAGTTCAGCCCACCTTCTTCATTTTGTGAAGACTTCTGTACAACCCCTGAGGCACAAGAATGAGATAGACCATCACTTGTATAGTTTGCACAGTCGTTCAGAGATTCTTCCAAATTATTTTCTGCCTTACCGAGTGGGACTTCCAGTTTTTTCCCTTCCACTAGGGAACATGTTAGTGCATTTTTCATCATTTCATTAGGGTTCTCAACATGATTTTCAGAGCTCTGTTCATCTGAACAATACAAAGTGCTATCCTCATCAGGAGATGTAAGGCCAGAAATTCTGACAACATTATCTGAATTTCCAGATGGAACAGGACCATCAGCCAGACATCTAGGTTTGCAGGTGGAACCTGAAAAATAAGCAGGTGATGAAGTTAAATCCTCAGGCTCTATTTTGTTCCCAGGTTCATTAAAATGACTCCCCGTGCAATTCAGACCATTCTCCAAATTGGGGTCATAATTAGACACCCTTGTCGAAAATTTCGTTGTTCCATCTTCTGTGTGACCATAGTAATTGGACAAACTTGTATCACAGGTTTGCTCATCAAAAGCACAATTGCCCCCATCAAGATCTTTTAGTGGGGCCTCTGTCAATGCACTCTTGGCAGAGGGTGAATTATCATGTAGTGGTGATGCATTTTTGTCAGCAGACAGGTTACAAATACTATTGTCTTCATTTACTAACGTCACAAAAGCATCAGTCTTACCGCTCCCATTAATCCCAACACTACAGGTAGCTCTAACTAAATCTCCCCTCCTAAGTGGACCAATCTTTCTGTCGATGAACACAACCACCACATAGGGGTCAAGAATAACCCAACAATTAGCCAATGAAGTTGTGGCCCCCAATTGATT
This region of Cucumis melo cultivar AY chromosome 7, USDA_Cmelo_AY_1.0, whole genome shotgun sequence genomic DNA includes:
- the LOC103501805 gene encoding increased DNA methylation 1 isoform X2 — translated: MDFQDDGFEGSANEEIIFREIFFGNGSSHSNKWCPHKAFSYEHRPCKINDASLCSSSEPSTVSSYSYSRNMKLDECYNATENIRTGSASNSLPCKRISVEGDDGNASGKRIKVSTDEASDSVPNLVKLKQSSDSIRVPVSANCYPAEECDSESFTFHIVESSRQGIISSCYRLKDLVEMDSNLGDPDAVKRTSLNLEGNDEPNMVNKVSASPVSQESSMTRLLVASPDTINEKVGSPLHLEVGQMKSLCPELGASLKTDLSRDPRPLLHYHVVHLFIAAGWSIERVKRPCRRYMETVYRSPQGRAFREFSKAWRFCGELLFADRCSFVKDVDSKEWTGIHQFLFDLSDTLLQFGKEMNQLGATTSLANCWVILDPYVVVVFIDRKIGPLRRGDLVRATCSVGINGSGKTDAFVTLVNEDNSICNLSADKNASPLHDNSPSAKSALTEAPLKDLDGGNCAFDEQTCDTSLSNYYGHTEDGTTKFSTRVSNYDPNLENGLNCTGSHFNEPGNKIEPEDLTSSPAYFSGSTCKPRCLADGPVPSGNSDNVVRISGLTSPDEDSTLYCSDEQSSENHVENPNEMMKNALTCSLVEGKKLEVPLGKAENNLEESLNDCANYTSDGLSHSCASGVVQKSSQNEEGGLNFSASMFKTEDKVSAIHSILKKKGRQKCKKISEIKPNLPPQIDIDGSCSQLDMIEDQKSHIADTKNVDSHEKNLSLSPISCHSERKSSKLKKNFDSLKGSKTRKKKLNECQIEDDDLLVSAIIRNKDVSSSAAGFSHVRKYLKSRAKMNRKSQKSSCKLLLRSLGNGEKNYKDGKWYALGARTVLSWLLDAGVISSNDIIQYQSPKDGSVVKYGRITGDGIICNCCGDLLSISKFKSHAGFKFNRACLNLFLDSGRPFMLCQLQAWSTEYKTRKSRTRTVEVDEDDRNDDSCGICGDGGELICCDNCPSTFHHSCLSIQELPEGNWYCLNCTCRICGGLVNYEEISSSFDALKCFQCEQKYHGQCLKQRDINSGVESHIWFCSDSCQKIYTALQSRLGLTNQFANGFSWMLLRCIHNDQKILSTPRLAMMAECNSRLVVALTIMEECFLSMVDPRTGIDMIPHLVYSWKSSFPRLDFHGFYTVILEKDDVLLCVASIRVHGSELAEMPLIATCSKYRRQGMCRRLLKAIEEVFLVHPV